The nucleotide window TCGAACTTTTTCAACTACACGTTGAATAAAAATTCCATTAAATCTCCATCCTGAACAACGTAATCTTTTCCTTCTAATCTAAGAACTCCAACCTCTTGAGCTCCCTTCCATCCAGAATATTTTACAAAGTCATCATAAGATACAACTTTAGCTCTTATGAACCCTTTTTCAAAGTCAGTATGGATAACTCCTGCTGCTTTTGGTGCAGTATCTCCAATGTTAATAGTCCATGCTCTTACCTCTTTAACTCCTGCTGTAAAGTAAGTTTGTAGTCCTAATAACTTGAATCCTGCTTTTATAAGTCTGTTTAGTCCTGCTTCCTCTACTCCTAAAGCTTCAAGAAACTCTTTTTTACTCTCTTCATCATCCATCTCTTGAAGTTCAGCTTCAACTTTAGCAGAAACTATTACAACTTCTGATCCTAAATCTTTAGCATATTCTTTTACTTTTTCAACATATTCATTTCCTTCTGCTAAATCATCTTCTGATACATTTGCAGCAAAAATCATAGGTTTTATAGTAAGAAGTTGATATACTTTTATAAGATTTGCTTCTTCTTCATCTAATTGTAGAGTCTTTAATAATTGGAAGTTTTCGAGATGTGCTTTACATTTTTCCAATACTGGCATAAGTGCCATTGACTCTTTTATCTTATTAATTGCAAGTTTTTTATGTTTTTCAATTGCTTTTTCAATTGTTTCCATATCTGCAAATATAAGCTCATTGTTTATAAC belongs to Fusobacterium sp. DD2 and includes:
- the ychF gene encoding redox-regulated ATPase YchF, whose translation is MIGIGIVGLPNVGKSTLFNAITKAGAAEAANYPFCTIEPNVGMVTVPDARLDKLAEIVNPQRVMHATVEFIDIAGLVKGAAKGEGLGNKFLSNIRSTAAICQVVRCFEDDNVIHVSGSVDPIRDIEVINNELIFADMETIEKAIEKHKKLAINKIKESMALMPVLEKCKAHLENFQLLKTLQLDEEEANLIKVYQLLTIKPMIFAANVSEDDLAEGNEYVEKVKEYAKDLGSEVVIVSAKVEAELQEMDDEESKKEFLEALGVEEAGLNRLIKAGFKLLGLQTYFTAGVKEVRAWTINIGDTAPKAAGVIHTDFEKGFIRAKVVSYDDFVKYSGWKGAQEVGVLRLEGKDYVVQDGDLMEFLFNV